One genomic region from Actinocatenispora thailandica encodes:
- the murJ gene encoding murein biosynthesis integral membrane protein MurJ, translated as MSSPQGRVYRSGDDPRIQHPVPADATRPGHDATRPGHDATRLGDDATRLGDDASRLGDDPAARYAAPAGLPGEPDRQVPVPPSPTAAGDGLYRSSFAVEQEVAAMSAPQGAVPDPTATATMPPTGEVPPTPEPEAGGDRGVMRNSAMMAGLNLVSRILGYGRTVAIGAALGLNVGNAYTQAVYSPQMLYELLMGGTLTSVVVPLLVRARKSDPDRGEAFTERFVTLAATLLLVMAAIVTIGAPVVSWVLARGTPIHDTVTSLSYFMLPAIFFMGLSAMFQAVLNTRGSFAAPTWAPILNNIVIIGFFVMFALIWPDKPTLDSMTMPKIALIGSGFTIAMCVQVLALTPALRKVGYGFRLRFSFRGMGLREIGRLAGWALCYVAISQVGMLVVVKIAGLTTRGHNDTGTIVYDYGFLLMMTINGIAAVSVMTALMPRMSAAAADRRFGDVSNYLSLGTRLSSVLLIPGTVALAVFGSQLGVVLFQYGHFDAGAAHSAGLAIAMAGFGLVPFAVSQLQIFTFYAMPDTRTPALVNVPVVLVKIAFDVAVWFLAPIDYVVPLLLLGNAVSFVVAAIVSYALLRRRIGALGLRQVASTLLRLVLAGAVAAVPAWLVARALGGVLGDGRVASLAELVAGGAVLALVYFGLAYALRVREISQLVGMVRSKVGR; from the coding sequence ATGAGTAGCCCGCAGGGCCGGGTGTACCGCAGCGGCGACGATCCGCGCATCCAGCACCCGGTGCCGGCCGACGCCACCCGGCCCGGCCACGACGCCACCCGGCCCGGCCACGACGCCACCCGGCTCGGCGACGACGCCACCCGGCTCGGCGACGACGCCAGCCGGCTCGGCGACGACCCGGCGGCGCGGTACGCCGCACCGGCCGGGCTGCCCGGCGAGCCCGACCGGCAGGTACCCGTTCCACCGTCCCCGACCGCCGCCGGGGACGGGCTCTACCGGTCCTCGTTCGCCGTCGAGCAGGAGGTCGCCGCCATGTCCGCACCCCAGGGTGCGGTGCCGGATCCGACCGCGACGGCGACCATGCCGCCGACCGGTGAGGTACCGCCGACCCCCGAACCGGAGGCCGGCGGCGATCGCGGCGTGATGCGCAACAGCGCGATGATGGCCGGGCTCAACCTGGTCAGCCGCATCCTGGGCTACGGCCGTACCGTCGCGATCGGCGCGGCGCTCGGCCTGAACGTGGGCAACGCGTACACCCAGGCCGTCTACTCGCCGCAGATGCTGTACGAGCTGCTCATGGGCGGCACGCTGACCAGTGTCGTGGTGCCGCTGCTGGTGCGGGCGCGCAAGAGCGACCCGGACCGTGGCGAGGCGTTCACCGAACGGTTCGTCACGCTGGCGGCGACGCTGTTGCTGGTGATGGCGGCGATCGTGACCATCGGTGCGCCGGTGGTGTCCTGGGTGCTGGCCCGTGGCACGCCGATCCACGACACGGTCACGTCGCTGAGCTACTTCATGCTGCCGGCGATCTTCTTCATGGGCCTGTCGGCGATGTTCCAGGCGGTGCTGAACACCCGCGGCTCGTTCGCGGCGCCGACCTGGGCACCGATCCTGAACAACATCGTCATCATCGGCTTCTTCGTGATGTTCGCGCTGATCTGGCCGGACAAGCCGACGCTCGACTCGATGACGATGCCGAAGATCGCGCTGATCGGTTCCGGCTTCACCATCGCGATGTGCGTGCAGGTGCTGGCGCTGACGCCGGCGCTGCGGAAGGTGGGCTACGGGTTCCGGTTGCGGTTCTCGTTCCGCGGCATGGGGTTGCGCGAGATCGGCCGGCTGGCCGGCTGGGCGCTGTGTTACGTGGCGATCAGCCAGGTCGGCATGCTGGTGGTCGTCAAGATCGCCGGTCTCACCACCCGGGGCCACAACGACACCGGCACCATCGTGTACGACTACGGCTTCCTGCTGATGATGACGATCAACGGGATCGCCGCGGTGTCGGTGATGACGGCGCTGATGCCGCGGATGAGCGCGGCGGCGGCGGACCGCCGGTTCGGCGACGTCTCCAACTACCTGTCCCTGGGGACCCGGCTCTCCTCGGTGCTGCTGATCCCGGGCACGGTGGCGCTGGCGGTGTTCGGCTCGCAGCTGGGCGTCGTGCTGTTCCAGTACGGGCACTTCGACGCCGGCGCGGCGCACTCGGCCGGGCTGGCGATCGCGATGGCGGGGTTCGGGCTGGTGCCGTTCGCGGTGAGCCAGCTGCAGATCTTCACCTTCTACGCGATGCCCGACACCCGCACCCCGGCGCTGGTGAACGTGCCGGTGGTGCTGGTCAAGATCGCGTTCGACGTGGCGGTCTGGTTCCTGGCGCCGATCGACTACGTGGTGCCGCTGCTGCTGCTGGGCAACGCGGTGTCGTTCGTGGTCGCGGCGATCGTGTCGTACGCGCTGCTGCGCCGCCGGATCGGGGCGCTCGGCCTGCGCCAGGTGGCGAGCACCCTGCTCCGGCTGGTACTGGCCGGTGCGGTCGCCGCGGTGCCCGCGTGGCTGGTGGCGAGGGCGCTCGGCGGGGTGCTGGGGGACGGCCGGGTCGCGAGCCTGGCCGAGCTGGTCGCGGGTGGCGCGGTTCTCGCGCTCGTCTACTTCGGCCTCGCGTACGCGTTGCGGGTGCGGGAGATCAGCCAGCTCGTCGGGATGGTCCGCAGCAAGGTCGGCCGCTGA
- a CDS encoding NUDIX hydrolase — MPSRDRTPAVEQGAPADGSTTRPSNATNDANTASGTGDSPRRRSRRRRRPRHRGAPAKPGSTESAPGDSAPGDSAPGDSAPGDSASGGPTAGDGDRSEPTPGDGPPADAAAGAESAASGRRRKRRRRRRGGSSGQPSAAPADRAGSTEAPADAVAPAARPAARKRRKRRVEAPPPGQIRGRRRTRSGRIEEVSSGGLVVDVREDGTFGVLIGKHDRRGRLIWSLPKGHVELGETLEQTAVREIEEETGVSSEVRHRLGEVDYWFMLHGEKIHKTVHHFLLRFVDGELSDRDREVVEVAWVPLDDIPQRLAHPDERRLVAQVPGLLAKPGA; from the coding sequence ATGCCGAGCCGTGACCGTACACCCGCCGTCGAACAGGGTGCCCCTGCCGACGGGTCGACGACACGGCCGAGCAATGCGACAAACGACGCCAACACCGCATCCGGTACCGGCGACTCGCCGCGCCGGCGGTCCCGTCGCCGGCGCCGTCCGCGGCACCGTGGCGCGCCGGCGAAGCCCGGGTCGACCGAGTCGGCGCCGGGCGACTCCGCGCCGGGCGACTCCGCGCCGGGCGACTCCGCGCCGGGCGACTCGGCGTCCGGCGGGCCCACGGCCGGCGACGGCGATCGTTCCGAGCCGACCCCCGGCGACGGCCCGCCGGCGGACGCCGCCGCCGGGGCCGAGAGCGCGGCCAGCGGCCGGCGGCGCAAGCGGCGGCGCCGGCGCCGCGGCGGCTCGTCCGGTCAGCCGAGTGCGGCACCGGCCGACCGCGCCGGCAGCACCGAGGCGCCTGCGGATGCCGTCGCACCGGCCGCCCGGCCGGCGGCGAGGAAGCGGCGCAAGCGCCGGGTGGAGGCGCCCCCGCCGGGTCAGATCCGCGGCCGGCGGCGCACCCGGTCCGGCCGGATCGAGGAGGTGTCGTCCGGTGGGCTGGTCGTCGACGTGCGCGAGGACGGCACGTTCGGCGTGCTCATCGGCAAGCACGACCGGCGTGGCCGGCTGATCTGGTCGCTTCCGAAGGGCCACGTGGAGCTGGGTGAGACCCTGGAGCAGACCGCGGTACGCGAGATCGAGGAGGAGACCGGGGTGTCCTCCGAGGTGCGCCACCGGCTCGGCGAGGTCGACTACTGGTTCATGCTGCACGGCGAGAAGATCCACAAGACCGTGCACCATTTCCTGCTGCGGTTCGTCGACGGCGAGCTGTCCGACCGGGACCGGGAGGTGGTGGAGGTCGCATGGGTGCCACTCGACGACATCCCGCAGCGGCTCGCGCACCCCGACGAGCGGCGGCTGGTCGCGCAGGTGCCGGGGCTGCTCGCGAAGCCCGGCGCGTGA
- a CDS encoding CCA tRNA nucleotidyltransferase, giving the protein MSALRREPSEVQRRAAAELITVPPVADELGQRFAAAGHELYLVGGSVRDALLRRPGALLSAGVDLADAREQDLDFATSAHPEQTLELLTGWAEATWTTGIAFGTIGAQRRGLRIEITTYRAEAYDRVSRNPIVQYGTRLDDDLARRDFTVNAMAFSVPGHEFVDPYGGLVDLAGKALRTPGAPADSFADDPLRMLRAARFAAQLRFDVDPAVRQAIVEMAADLGRITAERIRDELTKLLTGADPVAGLRLLVDTGLAETFLPELPALRMQIDEHAQHKDVYEHTLTVVNNAVRLEGADGPDFILRMAALMHDIGKPATKAIGADGGVSFHHHEVVGARMTRQRMKALKFPKDTIAQVSRLVALHLRFYGYGRGEWTDSAVRRYVTDAADLLPRLHKLVRSDCTTRNRRKAAGLARDYQALEDRIERIQAEEDLARVRPDLDGNAIMKLLDIPPGPAVGAAWKYLKELRLERGPLPPDEAEAELFRWAREHDIIT; this is encoded by the coding sequence ATGAGCGCCCTGCGGCGGGAGCCGTCCGAGGTGCAGCGCCGCGCCGCCGCCGAACTGATCACGGTCCCGCCGGTGGCGGACGAGCTCGGCCAGCGGTTCGCCGCCGCCGGGCACGAGCTGTACCTGGTCGGCGGGTCGGTCCGGGACGCGCTGCTGCGCCGACCCGGCGCCCTGCTGTCCGCCGGCGTCGACCTCGCCGACGCGCGCGAGCAGGACCTGGACTTCGCCACCAGCGCGCACCCGGAGCAGACGCTGGAACTGCTGACCGGCTGGGCGGAGGCGACCTGGACCACCGGGATCGCGTTCGGCACGATCGGCGCGCAGCGCCGCGGCCTGCGGATCGAGATCACCACCTACCGGGCCGAGGCGTACGACCGGGTCAGCCGCAACCCGATCGTCCAGTACGGCACCAGGCTCGACGACGATCTGGCCCGCCGCGACTTCACCGTCAACGCGATGGCGTTCTCGGTGCCCGGGCACGAGTTCGTCGACCCGTACGGCGGGCTCGTCGACCTGGCCGGCAAGGCACTGCGCACGCCCGGTGCGCCGGCCGACTCGTTCGCCGACGACCCGCTGCGGATGCTGCGCGCCGCCCGGTTCGCCGCGCAGCTGCGGTTCGACGTCGACCCGGCGGTCCGGCAGGCGATCGTCGAGATGGCCGCCGACCTCGGCCGGATCACCGCGGAACGGATCCGGGACGAGCTGACCAAGCTGCTGACCGGCGCCGACCCGGTCGCCGGGCTGCGGCTGCTGGTCGACACCGGGCTGGCCGAGACCTTCCTGCCCGAGCTGCCCGCGCTGCGGATGCAGATCGACGAGCACGCGCAGCACAAGGACGTCTACGAGCACACGCTCACCGTGGTGAACAACGCGGTACGCCTGGAGGGGGCGGACGGCCCCGACTTCATCCTGCGGATGGCCGCGCTGATGCACGACATCGGCAAGCCGGCCACCAAGGCGATCGGTGCCGACGGCGGCGTCTCGTTCCACCACCACGAGGTCGTCGGCGCGCGGATGACGCGGCAGCGGATGAAGGCGTTGAAGTTCCCGAAGGACACCATCGCCCAGGTGTCCCGGCTGGTCGCGCTGCACCTGCGGTTCTACGGGTACGGGCGGGGCGAGTGGACCGACTCCGCGGTCCGGCGGTACGTCACGGACGCCGCCGACCTGCTGCCCCGGCTGCACAAGCTGGTCCGGTCCGACTGCACCACCCGGAACCGGCGGAAGGCCGCCGGGCTGGCGCGCGACTACCAGGCGCTGGAGGACCGGATCGAGCGCATCCAGGCCGAGGAGGACCTCGCCCGGGTCCGGCCCGACCTGGACGGCAACGCGATCATGAAGCTGCTCGACATCCCGCCGGGCCCGGCCGTCGGCGCCGCCTGGAAGTACCTGAAGGAACTGCGGCTGGAACGCGGCCCGTTGCCGCCGGACGAGGCGGAGGCCGAGCTGTTCCGCTGGGCCCGCGAGCACGACATCATCACCTAG
- a CDS encoding cyclase family protein, with amino-acid sequence MTFVELSHPITDGMVTYPGLPGPAIREHTSRAASTAHLADGVSFAIHGIDMVANTGTYLDTPYHYHQDGADLAALPPERLVDVPIAVVRAVDAPSVGAALLGDPGRLWGHAVLVETGWSRRWGTPGYLTGSPYLTGDAARALIDANVALVGIDALNIDDVTDPARPVHNGLLGAGIPIVEHLTNLAALPDDGARLTAVPPPVRGMATFPIRALARL; translated from the coding sequence ATGACGTTCGTCGAACTCTCGCACCCGATCACCGACGGCATGGTCACCTACCCGGGGCTACCGGGGCCGGCGATCCGGGAACACACCAGCCGCGCGGCGAGCACCGCGCACCTGGCCGACGGTGTCTCGTTCGCCATCCACGGCATCGACATGGTCGCCAACACCGGCACCTACCTCGACACGCCGTACCACTATCACCAGGACGGCGCCGATCTCGCCGCGCTGCCACCGGAGCGGCTCGTCGACGTGCCGATCGCGGTGGTACGCGCGGTCGACGCGCCGAGCGTCGGGGCCGCACTGCTCGGCGATCCCGGCCGGTTGTGGGGGCACGCGGTACTGGTCGAGACCGGCTGGTCCCGGCGCTGGGGCACGCCCGGCTACCTGACCGGGAGCCCCTACCTGACCGGGGACGCCGCCCGGGCGCTGATCGACGCGAACGTCGCACTGGTCGGTATCGACGCGCTCAACATCGACGATGTCACCGACCCCGCCCGCCCCGTCCACAATGGACTGTTGGGCGCCGGCATCCCGATCGTCGAACACCTCACCAACCTCGCCGCGCTGCCGGACGACGGGGCCCGACTCACCGCGGTACCCCCGCCGGTGCGCGGCATGGCCACCTTCCCGATCCGCGCCCTCGCCCGCCTCTGA
- a CDS encoding MFS transporter: protein MPSKRNLRVLLTGRQFRRLLIARLTSQFSDGLFSGALAGSILFNPDQHNDPVAIATGFAVLLLPYSILGPFVGVFLDRWLRRNVISYANVLRCALALPAAALLYTGHPNALFILLALLVIGINRFILAGHSAAMPHVVDGPRLITANAVSPTLGTVCNSLALGVSALLQVLAGAGAAGYGLLAAAAAAGYLVAGILAAVFFHGRELGPDASAPVDGSIVAELYGVLRGMVAGARHLLGHAGSTAVLAAQSAYRILYGVLTVAALLLYRNYFNTGTDYTHSIAGLAEVVVAGGVGSFLGAVITPPAARRLGDRNWVTLLLAGAGLVVAVLGSPFQELLLVVAVFAINIASQGTKIVVDTTLQRESADEFRGRVFSVNDTTYNICYVLGLFLGAVLLPPDGHSLTAVLVVGVGYALVGFGHRLVPRLYPVHSGVS from the coding sequence GTGCCGAGTAAGCGGAACCTGCGCGTCCTGTTGACCGGTCGGCAGTTTCGGCGGCTCCTGATCGCGCGGCTGACCAGCCAGTTCTCCGACGGCCTGTTCTCCGGCGCGCTGGCCGGAAGCATCCTGTTCAACCCCGACCAGCACAACGATCCGGTGGCGATCGCGACCGGCTTCGCGGTACTGCTGCTGCCGTACTCGATCCTCGGCCCGTTCGTCGGCGTCTTCCTGGACCGGTGGCTGCGCCGCAACGTGATCAGCTACGCGAACGTGCTGCGCTGCGCGCTCGCGCTGCCGGCCGCCGCGCTGCTCTACACCGGCCACCCGAACGCACTGTTCATCCTGCTGGCGCTGCTGGTGATCGGGATCAACCGGTTCATTCTGGCCGGGCACTCGGCGGCGATGCCGCACGTCGTCGACGGTCCGCGGCTGATCACCGCGAACGCCGTCTCACCCACCCTCGGTACGGTCTGCAACTCGCTCGCGCTCGGGGTGTCGGCGTTGCTCCAGGTGCTCGCCGGAGCGGGCGCCGCCGGGTACGGGCTGCTCGCCGCCGCTGCCGCCGCCGGCTACCTGGTCGCCGGGATACTCGCCGCCGTCTTCTTCCACGGCCGGGAACTCGGCCCGGACGCCTCCGCCCCGGTCGACGGCAGCATCGTCGCCGAGCTGTACGGGGTGCTGCGCGGCATGGTCGCCGGCGCCCGGCACCTGCTCGGCCACGCCGGCTCCACCGCAGTGCTGGCCGCGCAGTCCGCCTACCGCATCCTCTACGGGGTGCTGACGGTCGCCGCGCTGCTGCTGTACCGCAACTACTTCAACACCGGGACCGACTACACCCACTCGATCGCCGGGCTGGCCGAGGTGGTGGTCGCGGGCGGGGTCGGTTCGTTCCTCGGCGCGGTGATCACGCCACCCGCGGCGCGCCGGCTCGGCGACCGGAACTGGGTCACGCTGCTGCTGGCCGGCGCCGGGCTGGTGGTGGCGGTACTCGGGTCGCCGTTCCAGGAGCTGCTGCTGGTGGTCGCGGTGTTCGCGATCAACATCGCCTCGCAGGGCACCAAGATCGTGGTGGACACGACGCTGCAACGGGAGAGCGCGGACGAGTTCCGCGGCCGGGTGTTCAGCGTCAACGACACCACCTACAACATCTGCTACGTGCTCGGCCTGTTCCTCGGCGCGGTGCTGCTGCCACCGGACGGCCACTCGCTGACCGCGGTACTCGTCGTCGGCGTCGGGTACGCGCTGGTCGGCTTCGGGCACCGGCTGGTACCCCGCCTCTATCCCGTCCACAGTGGAGTGTCATGA
- a CDS encoding multicopper oxidase family protein: MNRRRVLGLFGAAGAAVAAGGALAGCGETTETAGIVLPSAAPLPPRFRVPLPIPATKKPARTVHGVDEYEVTQRIGDAEILPGKTTKVWGFDGTFPGPTFEARAGHEMRVRIRNELPQPTSTHLHGGITAPASDGYPTDLVVPVGGSFDTHRKHSGEMPMTVRPQDWTLHQGSKEYRYPLGQRAATLWYHDHRMDFSAPQVWRGLVGMFVVRDDEDDALPLPKGDREIPLLICDRSFTADGSFSYPSLDPSLTMTPGVRSKYMQGVQGDVILVNGAPWPELSVAPVRYRFRILNASNARRYELALDPGGHLVQVGSDQGLLAAPRTHSSIVLSPAERFDVVVDFSAYRPGSTVTLVNRLGSGAAGQVMRFRIGGRATDDSHVPARLSQVETLKRSQAKVTRQFDFRRTDNGWTINKQYFSPSTVLARPALNSVELWRFTSDFHHPVHTHLAHFQVLSRDGHEPAATDHGWKDVVDLRPYEVVEVLVRFTGFRGRYMLHCHNLEHEDMAMMANFQVV; the protein is encoded by the coding sequence ATGAACCGCCGTCGGGTACTGGGACTGTTCGGTGCGGCCGGAGCCGCCGTCGCGGCGGGCGGCGCGCTCGCCGGCTGCGGCGAGACCACCGAGACGGCCGGCATCGTACTGCCGTCGGCCGCCCCGCTGCCGCCGCGCTTCCGGGTACCGCTGCCGATCCCGGCGACGAAGAAACCGGCGCGCACCGTGCACGGGGTCGACGAGTACGAGGTGACGCAGCGGATCGGCGACGCCGAGATCCTGCCCGGGAAGACCACGAAGGTGTGGGGCTTCGACGGTACGTTCCCCGGGCCGACGTTCGAGGCGCGCGCCGGGCACGAGATGCGGGTGAGGATCCGCAACGAACTGCCGCAGCCGACGTCGACGCACCTGCACGGCGGAATCACGGCGCCCGCCTCCGACGGGTACCCGACCGATCTGGTGGTGCCGGTCGGCGGCAGCTTCGACACGCACCGGAAGCACTCCGGCGAGATGCCGATGACGGTGCGCCCGCAGGACTGGACGCTGCACCAGGGCAGCAAGGAGTACCGCTACCCGCTGGGGCAGCGGGCCGCGACGCTGTGGTACCACGATCACCGGATGGACTTCTCCGCGCCGCAGGTGTGGCGCGGGCTGGTCGGCATGTTCGTGGTGCGGGACGACGAGGACGACGCGCTGCCGCTGCCCAAGGGCGACCGGGAGATCCCGCTGCTGATCTGCGACCGGTCCTTCACCGCGGACGGCTCGTTCTCCTACCCGTCGCTGGATCCGTCGCTGACCATGACCCCGGGCGTCCGGTCGAAGTACATGCAGGGCGTGCAGGGTGACGTGATCCTCGTCAACGGTGCGCCGTGGCCGGAACTTTCGGTAGCGCCGGTGCGCTACCGGTTCCGGATCCTCAACGCCTCCAACGCCCGGCGGTACGAGCTGGCCCTCGATCCCGGCGGCCACCTGGTCCAGGTGGGCAGCGACCAGGGGCTGCTCGCCGCGCCGCGCACGCACTCCAGCATCGTGCTGTCGCCGGCCGAACGGTTCGACGTCGTCGTGGACTTCTCGGCGTACCGGCCGGGCAGCACGGTGACGCTGGTGAACCGGCTGGGCAGCGGCGCGGCCGGGCAGGTGATGCGGTTCCGGATCGGCGGCCGGGCCACCGACGACTCGCACGTCCCGGCGCGGCTGTCGCAGGTGGAGACGCTGAAGCGGTCGCAGGCCAAGGTGACCCGGCAGTTCGACTTCCGCCGCACCGACAACGGCTGGACCATCAACAAGCAGTACTTCAGCCCGTCGACGGTGCTCGCCCGGCCCGCCCTGAACTCGGTCGAGCTGTGGCGGTTCACCAGCGACTTCCACCACCCGGTGCACACCCACCTGGCGCACTTCCAGGTGCTGAGCCGGGACGGGCACGAGCCGGCCGCCACCGATCACGGCTGGAAGGACGTCGTCGACCTCCGCCCGTACGAGGTGGTGGAGGTGCTGGTGCGCTTCACCGGCTTCCGCGGCCGGTACATGCTGCACTGCCACAACCTGGAACACGAGGACATGGCCATGATGGCCAACTTCCAGGTGGTCTGA
- a CDS encoding SPFH domain-containing protein yields the protein MTTPILIGIAGIVVLVILIVALVLSRIKVAGSNEAFIVTGRKGKSTLGADGRRLTDLSGQKVVMGASVFVVPVVQRLQILDLSSRRIPVTVSGAVNKQGITCNLDAVAIVKVGGTEDAIRAAAQRFLDQQDEIEGFTGEVLAGALRSIVGRLTIEEIIRDRAAFASEVAEEAENSLTNQGLVLDTFQLQDIRTEGDYLKNLGRPEAARAVKEAAIAEATARQSAEQERLRAEEVIAESERNLALKRAGIQAEIDAATQKSEAAGPLAKAERDQAILAEQQKVAQRNAELKERQLDTEVRKPADAARYKVEQEAEASKNAAILKAEAEKNAAILRAEAQRRATVEAAHADAEQARLTGEGDLAQRTALAQAVQREGEADAAAVLARGQAEAEAMRLKADAFDKYGEAAVLEMLVKMLPEVVEAAAKPMAGIDKMTVISTDGASTVTKNVASTVAQGLQLGTDLTGVDFSALLARIAGGSKENGSKPGTTDLVPTVDAE from the coding sequence ATGACCACTCCCATCCTGATCGGGATCGCCGGCATCGTGGTGCTGGTGATCCTGATCGTCGCCCTGGTGCTGTCCAGGATCAAGGTCGCCGGGTCGAACGAGGCGTTCATCGTCACCGGCCGCAAGGGCAAGTCGACGCTCGGCGCGGACGGCCGCCGGCTGACCGACCTGTCCGGCCAGAAGGTCGTGATGGGTGCCTCGGTGTTCGTGGTGCCGGTCGTGCAGCGGCTGCAGATCCTCGACCTGTCCAGCCGGCGCATCCCGGTCACCGTCTCCGGCGCGGTCAACAAGCAGGGCATCACCTGCAACCTGGACGCGGTCGCGATCGTCAAGGTCGGCGGCACCGAGGACGCGATCCGCGCCGCCGCCCAGCGGTTCCTGGACCAGCAGGACGAGATCGAGGGCTTCACCGGTGAGGTGCTCGCCGGCGCGCTGCGTTCCATCGTCGGCCGGCTGACCATCGAGGAGATCATCCGCGATCGCGCCGCGTTCGCCTCCGAGGTGGCCGAGGAGGCGGAGAACTCGCTGACCAACCAGGGCCTGGTGCTGGACACGTTCCAGTTGCAGGACATCCGCACCGAGGGCGACTATCTGAAGAACCTCGGCCGCCCCGAGGCCGCCCGGGCGGTCAAGGAAGCGGCGATCGCCGAGGCGACCGCCCGCCAGTCGGCCGAGCAGGAGCGGCTGCGCGCCGAGGAGGTCATCGCCGAGTCGGAGCGGAACCTGGCGCTCAAGCGGGCCGGCATCCAGGCCGAGATCGACGCCGCCACCCAGAAGTCGGAGGCGGCCGGCCCGCTGGCCAAGGCCGAGCGGGACCAGGCGATCCTCGCCGAGCAGCAGAAGGTGGCGCAGCGCAACGCCGAGCTGAAGGAACGCCAGCTCGACACCGAGGTGCGCAAGCCGGCCGACGCCGCGCGGTACAAGGTGGAGCAGGAGGCGGAGGCGTCGAAGAACGCGGCGATCCTGAAGGCCGAGGCCGAGAAGAACGCAGCCATCCTGCGCGCCGAGGCGCAGCGCCGGGCGACCGTCGAGGCCGCGCACGCGGATGCCGAACAGGCGCGGCTGACCGGTGAGGGTGACCTGGCCCAGCGCACCGCGCTCGCCCAGGCGGTGCAGCGCGAGGGTGAGGCGGACGCGGCGGCGGTGCTGGCCCGCGGCCAGGCCGAGGCCGAGGCGATGCGGCTCAAGGCCGACGCGTTCGACAAGTACGGCGAGGCCGCCGTGCTGGAGATGCTGGTGAAGATGCTGCCGGAGGTCGTCGAGGCGGCCGCCAAGCCGATGGCCGGCATCGACAAGATGACGGTGATCTCCACCGACGGCGCGAGCACGGTGACCAAGAACGTGGCATCCACGGTCGCGCAGGGCCTGCAGCTCGGTACCGACCTGACCGGGGTCGACTTCTCCGCGCTGCTGGCCCGCATCGCCGGCGGCAGCAAGGAGAACGGCAGCAAGCCCGGCACGACCGACCTGGTGCCGACCGTTGACGCCGAGTGA